The following coding sequences are from one Nicotiana tomentosiformis chromosome 3, ASM39032v3, whole genome shotgun sequence window:
- the LOC138908381 gene encoding uncharacterized protein, translated as MSNSQIVPTHTDDGIDLYGESDNIAAPRNGVPPINSDGASAMDPIDVSSHIAINGNLGVDPENSVRRDVRTADQNAQGSGEGSISLRMIFEMLQTQQVAIAQLQNQNRTPSRIEIESSQEIIHRAESVSKKSNGGEPETNPAIINMLEDLTKRIKTGEKRIEENDKKVETYNFRVDQIPGAPPVLKGLDSKKFVQKHFPPSAAPKPIPKKFRMPEISKYNGTTDPNEHVTSYTCAIKGNDLEDDEIESVLLKKFGKTLSNGAMIWYHNLPPNSIDSLAILADSFVKAQAGAIKVATRKSDLFKVRKKDNEMLREFVSRFQMERMDFPPVTDDWAV; from the coding sequence ATGTCAAACTCTCAAATAGTACCCACACACACAGACGATGGCATCGATCTCTATGGCGAGAGTGATAACATAGCCGCCCCAAGAAACGGAGTACCTCCAATAAACTCCGATGGAGCTTCGGCCATGGATCCAATCGACGTCAGCTCCCATATTGCTATTAATGGGAATTTGGGCGTCGATCCTGAAAATAGCGTCCGTAGAGATGTTCGAACAGCTGATCAGAATGCACAGGGCAGTGGAGAAGGCAGTATTAGCCTTCGAAtgatattcgaaatgttgcagACTCAACAAGTTGCAATAGCGCAACTTCAGAATCAGAATCGTACACCAAGCAGGATCGAGATCGAGTCATCGCAAGAAATTATTCATAGAGCCGAATCGGTATCAAAGAAATCAAATGGAGGAGAACCGGAGACCAATCCTGCTATCATAAATATGCTTGAGGATCTAACAAAGCGAATCAAAACAGGAGAAAAAAGGATCGAGGAAAACGATAAGAAAGTGGAAACTTATAAtttcagggtcgaccaaatcccaggtgCACCACCGGTGTTGAAAGGGCTTGATTCCAAAAAGTTTGTCCAAAAACATTTTCCCCCGAGTGCGGCTCCGAAAccaatccccaagaagttccgtatgcccgagATCTCGAAATATAACGGGACAACAGATCCAAACGAGCACGTTACCTCATACACGTGTGCCATTAAGggaaatgacttggaagatgacgagatTGAGTCCGTGTTGCTGAAGAAGTTCGGGAAAACTCTATCGaatggagctatgatatggtaccataatttaccacctaattctattgattcgcTCGCTatacttgcagattcttttgtaaaggcacaAGCCGGAGCTATTAAGGTAGCCACaagaaaatcggaccttttcaaggtaaggaaaaaagacaacgagatgctcagggaatttgtgtctcggttccaaatggaacggatggatttTCCACCGGTCACCGACGATTGGGCCGTTTAA